The Trueperaceae bacterium genomic sequence AGCCACGGCGGCGATCGTCGAGGGCGGCGAGGTCGTCGGCGGCACCTGCGTCAACGTGGGCTGCATCCCGTCGAAGTACCTGATCGAGGCGGCCCACCGCTACCACACG encodes the following:
- a CDS encoding FAD-dependent oxidoreductase, whose amino-acid sequence is MSSRTGDVYDLLIVGSGGAGMAAAIRASELGATAAIVEGGEVVGGTCVNVGCIPSKYLIEAAHRYHT